CCGTCGTTGCGGGGCGATGCGCAGCGTCGAACCTCAGATGCGCAATTGCGCATCGGGGAACCTCGAGGTTGTTGAGGGAGATTCCGGGTTCGCGCTTACGCGCGCCCCGGAATGACGAGGTGATCCCTACAGCCCCAGCACCATCTTCGCGATGATGTCGCGCTGGATCTCCGACGATCCGCCGAAGATCGTGTAGGCGCGGCCGTTGAGATATTCCGGCACCACCGGCAGCAGTTCTTCCGGGATCGCCGGCTCATGGTTCAGCCTGTAGAACGGCCGCGCCGGCTCGACTGCGAGACCGTCATTGCCGATCACGTCGACGCCGAGCCGCGTCACCGCCTGGCGGATCTCGCTGACCCGCAGCTTGATGAGCGACGACACAGCACCGGGATTCTGCCCGGTCTGCAGCGCCGACAGCACGCGCAGCTCGGTCATCTCAAGCGCATCGATATCGACCTCGACCTCCGACATCCGCAGTGCGATGTCGGGGTCGTCGATGGCGCGCCCGGTGACGTCGGATGATGCGAGATCGGAGATCGTCTTCAGCGCCTCGCGCAGCTTGGCCGACGCAATGCCGGAGCCGCGCTCGAATTCGAGCAGATACTTGCCGTAAGTCCAGCCCTTCCCCTCTTCGCCGACGCGGTTGGCGATGGGAACGCGGACGTCGTCAAAGAATACCTGGTTGACCTCGTGATCGCCACCGATCGTCAGGATCGGGCGCGTGGTG
The DNA window shown above is from Bradyrhizobium sp. ISRA464 and carries:
- a CDS encoding acyl-CoA dehydrogenase family protein, producing the protein MDLTFNAQERAFEQDVRDFIAANLTPEMKRATALTPSVFSDPDIGMAWQRALHRKGWGAPGWPVEHGGPDWTPAQRWIFEAECARAGVPNVNVMGVKMVGPVIIGFGSPEQKNFYLPRILSGEDYWCQGYSEPGSGSDLASLRTRAVRDGDDYVINGTKIWTTHAHHANRMFALVRTNEGERQQDGISFILIDMKTPGITTRPILTIGGDHEVNQVFFDDVRVPIANRVGEEGKGWTYGKYLLEFERGSGIASAKLREALKTISDLASSDVTGRAIDDPDIALRMSEVEVDIDALEMTELRVLSALQTGQNPGAVSSLIKLRVSEIRQAVTRLGVDVIGNDGLAVEPARPFYRLNHEPAIPEELLPVVPEYLNGRAYTIFGGSSEIQRDIIAKMVLGL